In Dyadobacter subterraneus, a single genomic region encodes these proteins:
- a CDS encoding DUF481 domain-containing protein: MKKIISSLFSGLILYSLTLSNTFSYAQQTVRDSSSVSDSVKMILPDSLKKPDYLKLDTLTYRFIGDGNFTRGNVNRTLMVLRAEIVATGPVISIASNPRFTYGKQNGILAERDSYVDLFVDVFKKRKTYVFALGNLETSNLRGITLRVLAGAGIGYRVLNSSKNRLVLTNAIVHESTNFRELPTIGIQRNSFRVKGKHSFAKDRFRINHITYVQPAITDISNLRWNTVISLEFPVNKWVVLRTSFENSYESVVEATRKRDDSRITFGISIGNKQ, from the coding sequence ATGAAAAAAATAATTTCCAGCCTGTTTTCCGGATTGATTCTTTATTCTTTGACACTTTCAAATACTTTTTCTTACGCTCAACAGACGGTCCGGGATAGTTCTTCTGTTTCCGATTCCGTAAAAATGATATTGCCGGATTCGCTAAAAAAGCCTGATTATTTAAAACTGGATACATTAACGTATCGGTTTATCGGCGACGGAAATTTTACCCGAGGTAATGTAAACCGGACCTTGATGGTTTTACGTGCAGAAATTGTGGCGACGGGTCCGGTTATTTCCATTGCATCAAATCCGCGGTTTACCTATGGAAAACAAAACGGTATTCTTGCCGAAAGAGATTCTTATGTCGATTTATTTGTAGATGTTTTCAAGAAAAGAAAAACATATGTTTTTGCTTTGGGTAATTTGGAAACGAGTAATTTACGTGGAATTACACTTCGGGTTTTGGCGGGTGCAGGTATTGGTTATCGTGTGCTTAATTCCAGTAAAAACAGGTTGGTTTTAACAAACGCCATTGTTCATGAATCAACCAATTTTCGAGAGTTGCCAACAATCGGAATCCAGCGAAATTCTTTTCGGGTTAAGGGAAAACATTCGTTTGCCAAGGACCGTTTCCGAATTAATCATATAACTTATGTGCAACCTGCCATCACGGATATTTCTAATTTGAGATGGAATACCGTTATTTCACTCGAATTTCCAGTCAACAAATGGGTGGTGTTAAGAACCAGTTTTGAAAATTCCTATGAAAGTGTTGTGGAGGCTACCAGGAAGCGGGATGATTCAAGAATTACCTTTGGGATTTCTATTGGAAACAAACAGTAA